The Paenibacillus sp. FSL H7-0357 nucleotide sequence GAGCCGGAATATATCAAGGAAATGCTGCACACGCTGGAGGTCTATTTGGACAATGACGGCCATGTAAATGAGACAGCCAAAAAGCTGTTTATTCACCGCAATACCGCAACCTACCGGATCGAGAAGCTCAGCGAGCTGCTGGATGTCGATTTCAAGAAGATCAATGATTTGATGAGGCTGAAGCTGGTATTCCTGTTCCGCAAAATGCTGGAGCGCGAAACCTGAGCGGCTGTTGCGAAATGTATGGCACAAGAGCCGCCACCCTGAACGGGCGGAATTACGGAGGAGGGAGCAAGCTATATGAGTACACATGATATTGTACTGCACATCCACGACAATGCTGCCCCTGCGGTGCTTGCAACCCTGATTGGGGTGGAAGGTCATTCTTACCGGAAACCGGGAGCGGCTATGCTGTTTTTTGCAGGAGGAACACTGGGGAGTCTTAGTCCGGGTTGCCTGGAGAGCGATCTGGAGCTTCGTACGCAGGAGGTTTGGGATCGCTGCCTTCCGGAACTGGTGGAGTATGACATGCTGTCTCCCGATGATTTTTCCTGGGGGGAGGCTGTCGGCTGCGGCGGCAAAATCAAAGTGATTCTTGAACCGGTTCGTGGAGAGCTGCGCCGGCTATTGGAAGAAGTATATGTGCGGATGGCCGCAGGTGAGAGCCTGATGCTTCTTCGTGAAGCTGCCGCCGTTGCAGGATACCGGTATACTGTCGAAACTTTCGGCGCTGAACAACAATCTTTTTCTAATCAGAGAAGTGCAGGGGGGAGCTGTCTGGTGAAAAAAGTGCGGAGTCCGCTTCCCGGAACATCGGCAGCAGCCGGTCCGTCGCTCGAACTCTTCAACACTCTATTCGTGCCGAAGCCACGGCTTGTTATCTTTGGCGGTGGACTGGATTCCCGTCCCGTGGCGGACCTTGCGGCAAAATCCGGATTTCGGATTGCCGTCGCCGACTG carries:
- a CDS encoding XdhC family protein encodes the protein MSTHDIVLHIHDNAAPAVLATLIGVEGHSYRKPGAAMLFFAGGTLGSLSPGCLESDLELRTQEVWDRCLPELVEYDMLSPDDFSWGEAVGCGGKIKVILEPVRGELRRLLEEVYVRMAAGESLMLLREAAAVAGYRYTVETFGAEQQSFSNQRSAGGSCLVKKVRSPLPGTSAAAGPSLELFNTLFVPKPRLVIFGGGLDSRPVADLAAKSGFRIAVADWREGSLQHEFPGAERVICSPSEAAARLRITPEDYVLICSHQSQRDRQFLESLLPVSPRYIGIIGSKARIALLLEGLEPPASLHAPVGLSIGAEGPEEIAVSIVAEIIQIRRAGSRELPKGVESVESSRYLSGSRAEQTNGSIQGVASAIARGVTRERRAQ